A single region of the Drosophila miranda strain MSH22 chromosome 2, D.miranda_PacBio2.1, whole genome shotgun sequence genome encodes:
- the LOC108155339 gene encoding HEAT repeat-containing protein 3, translated as MGKIRKIKTHTPAGVGLDASLLNGQDIDSEEEGCGPIEAISVHLQRPDVEEKLNGLHSFAVLALRKEKVQEICQSNLVRIAAPMLCDKDMAIRDAAAGALRNLSVFGSEVCDFLVDNDILTALLSLVAGYDLTKPVCFESELHADIFLQATHLLRNLCESSPTATEAFNQSNFLRNLLLCLDYQKFGLEISISVAQLVLVVSENNSSSWNLLANATILTELLKVTEGSHSLLYLSALAAGILCNVPACSLAYTREILCSLDKLLTIDTHAQLMGCKNEIKDLKSKNEAPVLEISMETEEMSEAQTQNQPKPQSEADSAVKNLEYLLDAQRLVAEIITNLGSSDDQSGWGSDSDQSETESVVDFDMNEQSADNDAGALPVNFVETILQNNVVQKLWQKSQSLDTALEKLLSQQESIREKVSKMRVSYLICLQNLCNVLSVHDLGGHNDIYNMWFHLGQQAFKGTEDATIMEAITSLMRSALTLLKTRKDLFSQITENDLNMIIESAQKSTIMDIRVNWNRMLGTLGCLLSEALVKGIVQFLLNSCAQEEDLWAMSEGLDALMDIFADDDWPQIIADLNMCERVQTLEEQFKSKFRQQRRDLKERRPTIYTVKSNFSRFVFYLNKNCKQ; from the coding sequence ATGGGGAAAATACGGAAAATAAAGACACACACCCCCGCCGGAGTAGGACTGGATGCATCCCTCCTGAATGGCCAGGACATTGACAGCGAGGAGGAGGGCTGCGGACCCATTGAAGCGATCAGTGTGCATCTACAACGACCGGATGTGGAGGAAAAGCTGAATGGACTGCACTCGTTCGCGGTGCTCGCCCTGCGAAAGGAAAAGGTTCAGGAAATCTGCCAAAGTAACTTGGTCCGCATTGCTGCACCCATGCTGTGCGACAAGGATATGGCAATTCGCGATGCCGCCGCCGGTGCCCTGAGAAATCTATCCGTGTTTGGATCAGAGGTCTGCGATTTCCTCGTGGACAATGATATATTGACTGCCCTGCTGTCGCTGGTGGCGGGCTACGACCTGACGAAACCTGTGTGCTTCGAGTCCGAGCTCCATGCCGACATCTTTCTGCAGGCCACACACTTGCTGCGGAATCTATGCGAGAGTTCTCCCACAGCCACAGAAGCGTTCAACCAGTCGAATTTCTTGAGGAATCTGTTGCTCTGCCTGGACTACCAGAAGTTTGGCCTGGAGATATCCATTTCCGTGGCTCAGCTGGTGCTAGTGGTCTCCGAAAACAACTCTAGCTCGTGGAACCTCCTGGCAAATGCCACAATTCTGACAGAACTACTGAAAGTAACGGAAGGAAGCCACAGCTTATTGTACCTTAGCGCTCTGGCAGCCGGGATTCTGTGCAATGTGCCCGCCTGTTCATTGGCCTACACGCGGGAGATACTCTGCAGCCTGGACAAACTGCTGACGATCGACACGCATGCGCAGTTGATGGGCTGCAAAAACGAAATCAAAGACCTGAAGAGTAAAAACGAAGCACCCGTGCTGGAGATCTCCATGGAAACGGAAGAAATGTCCGAAGCACAGACccaaaatcagccaaaaccCCAAAGTGAAGCGGATTCTGCTGTCAAGAATCTGGAGTATCTGTTAGATGCCCAACGTCTGGTGGCTGAAATCATCACCAATCTCGGATCGAGTGACGATCAATCTGGTTGGGGCTCGGACTCGGATCAGTCGGAGACCGAAAGTGTCGTCGATTTCGATATGAACGAACAGTCGGCTGACAATGATGCGGGTGCTCTGCCTGTGAATTTCGTGGAAACCATCCTACAAAACAATGTGGTGCAGAAACTGTGGCAAAAATCGCAATCCCTCGACACCGCACTGGAGAAGCTTCTCTCGCAGCAGGAGAGCATTCGCGAGAAGGTCTCGAAAATGCGTGTCTCCTACCTGATTTGCCTGCAGAATCTGTGCAACGTGCTGTCGGTGCACGATCTGGGTGGCCACAATGACATCTACAACATGTGGTTCCACCTGGGACAGCAGGCCTTCAAGGGTACGGAAGATGCAACGATAATGGAGGCCATAACATCGCTAATGCGTTCCGCCTTGACGCTCCTGAAGACGCGCAAGGATCTCTTCAGTCAAATAACCGAAAATGATCTAAACATGATCATCGAGAGTGCCCAAAAGTCAACAATTATGGATATACGCGTCAATTGGAACCGCATGCTCGGCACACTGGGCTGCCTCTTGTCGGAGGCCCTAGTGAAAGGCATTGTCCAGTTCCTCTTGAATTCCTGCGCACAGGAGGAAGATCTGTGGGCCATGTCCGAGGGACTGGATGCCTTGATGGACATCTTTGCTGACGACGATTGGCCGCAAATCATAGCCGATTTGAATATGTGCGAGCGTGTCCAAACCCTCGAGGAACAGTTCAAATCAAAGTTCAGACAGCAGCGACGTGACCTTAAGGAGCGACGTCCCACCATATACACTGTAAAATCAAATTTTTCACgctttgtattttatttaaacaaaaattgtAAGCAATAA
- the LOC108153891 gene encoding allergen Tab y 5.0101 yields the protein MISGWKMLQLGLVCLLLLVELALAVGPTGVDFRAYNYCDEKLCPEGTTHVACKAREKTLGKKCSMDADIIPIEGKLQSSLVNRINELRDKVAQGGFSGLTAAAKMATMTWDPELAYLAGFNVQTCDPHLDKCRNTLVYSTVGQSVAYRGLSSKHRELVEIIHNAIGLWYREHEVTAMDDILNYIGPHFGKPRENFVQMVVDNCNRVGCAIVQQTKNGWLQTFLTCNYAFAPVLGQPVYNSSKRAGDACQSGHNPVYTNLCSVDEVYMRNGVSTIVDVRELNRLIPNRRPRTEEENVTERLQWYTTTLNPPNSSSAASAGEEAPPSAAGEEVAPVVRRRSGKILKRKSPLRQKTKVQKRTSPTLKKTKIQKRTSPLRQKPKVQLRLMPTIGHKVGLARRSKIQRREGEAAAAVGAAEGAAEGAAEGTAAEGAAAEGQNRITLLMIPKVTATGRWMAGTPGRRLFSHPDRAGARV from the exons ATGATATCTGGGTGGAAAATGTTGCAGCTGGGGCTGGTGTGCCTCCTCCTGTTGGTGGAACTGGCACTGGCCGTCGGTCCTACGGGGGTAGATTTCAGAGCCTACAATTACTGCGATGAGAAACTTTGTCCCGAGGGAACGACACATGTGGCCTGTAAGGCACGGGAGAAG ACACTGGGCAAAAAATGTTCGATGGATGCCGACATAATACCAATCGAAGGCAAGCTACAGAGCAGTCTAGTAAACCGTATTAATGAGCTGAGGGATAAGGTGGCCCAAGGGGGCTTTAGTGGCTTGACGGCGGCTGCTAAAATGGCGACCATGACTTGGGACCCGGAGCTGGCCTACCTCGCCGGCTTCAATGTGCAGACGTGTGATCCCCACCTCGATAAGTGCCGGAATACCCTGGTGTACAGCACCGTTGGCCAGTCGGTGGCCTATCGCGGCCTCAGCTCTAAGCATCGAGAGCTGGTTGAGATCATCCACAATGCCATTGGCTTGTGGTATCGTGAGCACGAGGTCACCGCCATGGATGACATCTTGAACTACATTGGACCGCACTTTGG AAAACCGAGAGAGAACTTTGTTCAAATGGTTGTCGACAATTGCAATCGTGTGGGCTGTGCCATCGTCCAACAGACCAAGAACGGCTGGCTCCAGACCTTTCTCACTTGCAACTACGCTTTCGCCCCTGTGCTGGGTCAACCCGTTTACAACAGCAGCAAACGGGCCGGTGATGCTTGCCAGTCCGGCCACAACCCCGTCTATACGAATCTCTGTTCTGTCGATGAAGTGTACATGAGGAATGGGGTATCGACCATAGTCGATGTGCGAGAGCTAAATCGTTTGATCCCTAACCGAAGACCACGAACCGAAGAAGAAAATGTGACAGAAAGGTTGCAATGGTATACTACTACATTAAATCCTCCAAATTCCTCCAGTGCAGCATCAGCTGGCGAAGAAGCGCCACCATCAGCTGCTGGTGAAGAAGTAGCGCCAGTAGTACGTCGCAGATCTGGCAAGATTCTTAAGCGTAAGAGTCCACTCCGGCAGAAAACCAAGGTTCAAAAGCGTACAAGTCCAACACTCAAGAAAACGAAGATTCAAAAGCGTACAAGTCCACTCCGCCAGAAACCCAAGGTTCAACTAAGATTGATGCCCACAATCGGACATAAGGTAGGATTAGCACGAAGAAGCAAAATCCAACGCAGAGAAGGggaagctgcagcagcagtaggAGCTGCAGAAGGAGCTGCAGAAGGAGCTGCAGaaggaacagcagcagaaggtgcagcagcagaagg TCAGAATCGAATTACGCTGTTGATGATCCCCAAGGTGACTGCCACGGGCCGATGGATGGCCGGGACTCCCGGGAGACGTCTCTTCTCTCATCCGGACCGTGCCGGCGCCAGGGTGTAG